A genomic segment from [Flavobacterium] thermophilum encodes:
- the coaBC_1 gene encoding DNA/pantothenate metabolism flavoprotein → MIKGKHILLCVTGGVAAYKAAVLTSQLVQRGAEVKVMMTEGACQFITPLTFQALSRQEVYVDTFAENNPAVIAHIDLADWADLVLVAPATANTMAKLAAGIADNMVTTTILATKAPVWIAPAMNVHMYEHPAVRANMERLCEFGYRFIEPSEGYLACGYIGKGRLEEPENIIAHIERFFAGDPPLFRGKRILVTAGPTREKLDPVRYFSNYSSGKMGYAIAEAAARFGASVTLVSGPTALPSPDGVETVAVESAEEMYEAVLSRFAETDIVIKAAAVADYRPKYVAASKIKKQPGGYVVEMERTVDILKALGERKTGQILVGFAAETDNLEQYALKKLEEKRLDMVVANNVTEEGAGFAGDTNIVTIFRRDGVVRPLPLMTKREAAEEILKEIHAYIEGIR, encoded by the coding sequence ATGATCAAGGGAAAACATATTTTGCTTTGTGTGACCGGGGGGGTGGCGGCGTACAAGGCGGCGGTGCTCACCAGCCAGCTCGTCCAGCGCGGCGCTGAAGTGAAGGTCATGATGACCGAAGGGGCTTGCCAGTTCATTACACCGCTCACGTTTCAAGCATTGTCGCGCCAGGAAGTGTATGTCGATACGTTTGCCGAAAACAACCCGGCTGTCATCGCCCATATCGATTTGGCGGACTGGGCGGATCTCGTCCTCGTTGCGCCGGCGACGGCCAATACGATGGCGAAGCTGGCCGCCGGCATCGCCGATAATATGGTGACGACGACGATTTTGGCGACGAAAGCGCCCGTCTGGATTGCTCCGGCGATGAACGTCCATATGTACGAGCATCCGGCCGTTCGGGCGAACATGGAGCGGCTCTGTGAGTTCGGCTACCGGTTCATCGAACCGTCGGAAGGCTACTTGGCGTGCGGCTACATCGGCAAAGGGCGTCTCGAGGAACCGGAGAACATCATTGCCCATATCGAGCGGTTTTTTGCCGGCGATCCGCCGCTGTTTCGCGGGAAGCGCATTCTTGTCACCGCCGGGCCGACGCGGGAGAAGCTCGACCCAGTCCGCTATTTCTCTAACTATTCGAGCGGAAAAATGGGCTACGCCATCGCCGAAGCGGCGGCCCGCTTCGGCGCTTCGGTGACGCTCGTCTCCGGACCGACGGCGCTCCCATCGCCCGATGGCGTCGAGACGGTGGCGGTTGAATCGGCGGAAGAAATGTATGAAGCGGTTTTGTCTCGCTTTGCGGAAACGGACATCGTGATCAAAGCGGCGGCGGTCGCCGATTATCGGCCGAAATATGTCGCAGCTTCCAAAATTAAAAAGCAACCGGGCGGTTATGTCGTCGAGATGGAGCGGACGGTCGATATTTTGAAGGCGCTTGGCGAGCGGAAAACGGGGCAGATTTTGGTTGGATTTGCCGCTGAGACGGACAACCTTGAGCAGTATGCGTTAAAAAAACTGGAAGAAAAGCGGCTCGATATGGTCGTCGCCAACAATGTCACCGAAGAAGGCGCAGGGTTTGCCGGCGATACGAACATCGTCACCATCTTCCGCCGCGACGGCGTCGTTCGGCCGCTGCCGCTCATGACAAAACGCGAGGCGGC
- the gmk gene encoding Guanylate kinase: protein MKNERGLLIVMSGPSGVGKGTVRKALFSRPDIKLHYSVSVTTRKPREGEVEGVDYFFRTREQFEQMIRENKLLEWAEYVGNYYGTPIDYVEKTLAEGKDVFLEIEVQGAMKVRRAFPEALFIFLAPPSLTELEKRIIGRGTESKELIENRLRAAKEELEMMDAYDYVVENDEVELACERIKAIVTAEHCRRERVAERYKRMLGVE, encoded by the coding sequence TTGAAGAACGAACGTGGATTGTTAATCGTCATGTCAGGGCCGTCCGGCGTTGGCAAAGGGACGGTGCGCAAAGCGCTGTTTTCGCGTCCTGACATCAAGCTTCATTATTCAGTGTCCGTCACAACACGCAAGCCGCGCGAAGGCGAAGTGGAAGGCGTCGACTACTTCTTCCGCACGCGCGAGCAGTTTGAACAAATGATTCGGGAAAACAAGCTGCTCGAATGGGCCGAGTATGTCGGCAACTATTATGGGACGCCGATTGATTATGTGGAAAAAACGCTCGCCGAAGGGAAAGACGTGTTTTTGGAAATCGAAGTGCAAGGAGCGATGAAAGTGCGGCGGGCGTTTCCAGAGGCGCTCTTCATTTTCTTGGCCCCGCCAAGTCTCACGGAGCTTGAAAAGCGGATCATCGGACGCGGCACCGAGTCGAAAGAGCTGATTGAAAATCGGCTGCGGGCGGCGAAAGAGGAGCTTGAAATGATGGATGCGTACGACTATGTCGTGGAAAATGATGAAGTCGAGCTCGCCTGCGAGCGGATCAAGGCGATTGTCACGGCTGAGCATTGCCGGCGCGAACGCGTCGCCGAGCGATATAAACGGATGTTGGGGGTGGAATGA
- the rpoZ gene encoding DNA-directed RNA polymerase subunit omega — protein MTMLYPSIDLLMQKVDSKYKLVTVVAKRARELQDGAELMVKKPVSKKFVGQALEEIAGDKVELVEEER, from the coding sequence ATGACGATGCTGTATCCTTCCATCGATTTGCTGATGCAAAAAGTGGACTCCAAGTATAAGCTTGTCACGGTGGTGGCCAAACGGGCACGCGAGTTGCAGGACGGTGCGGAGCTGATGGTGAAAAAGCCGGTGTCGAAAAAATTTGTCGGCCAGGCGCTCGAGGAAATTGCCGGTGACAAGGTCGAATTAGTCGAGGAGGAAAGATAA